Proteins encoded together in one Mastacembelus armatus chromosome 15, fMasArm1.2, whole genome shotgun sequence window:
- the klc1b gene encoding kinesin light chain 1b isoform X4 translates to MSTMVYPREEKLEKLSQEEIISNTKLVIQGLEALKNEHNSILHSLLETIKCLKKDEEANLVHEKSNLLRKSVEMIELGLGEAQVMMALSNHLNAVESEKQKLRAQVRRLCQENQWLRDELANTQQKLQKSEQSVAQLEEEKKHLEFMNQLKKYDEDVSPTEEKDREAPKDSLDDLFPNDEEEHGPGMQQQHNSAAVAAAQQGGYEIPARLRTLHNLVIQYASQGRYEVAVPLCKQALEDLEKTSGHDHPDVATMLNILALVYRDQNKYKEAAHLLNDALSIREKTLGKDHPAVAATLNNLAVLYGKRGKYKEAEPLCKRALEIREKVLGKDHPDVAKQLNNLALLCQNQGKYEEVEYYYCRALEIYECRLGPDDPNVAKTKNNLASCFLKQGKYKEAEILYKEILTRAHEKEFGSVDAENKPIWMHAEEREEMSKGKHRDNTPYGEYGGWYKACKVNSPTVNTTLRNLGALYRRQGKLEAAETLEECALRSRKQGIDPIHQTRVVEILKDTEGDRRRSRDSLTSVKYESGSETGEEVSMGVEWNGDGSGALQRSGSLGKLRDVLRRSSELLVKKLQGNGPPEPRSTNMKRAASLNYLNKTSDDQFQTRGGSNFRESRGLSSSTVDLSTGK, encoded by the exons ATGTCCACCATGGTGTATCCACGGGAAGAGAAGCTCGAGAAGCTTTCTCAGGAGGAGATCATCTCCAACACAAAGCTGGTGATCCAGGGTCTGGAGGCCCTGAAGAACGAGCACAACTCCATCCTCCACAGCCTCCTGGAGACCATCAAGTGCCTAAAGAAGGATGAAGAAGCCAACCTGGTGCACGAGAAGTCCAACCTGCTCCGCAAATCGGTGGAGATGATTGAACTGGGACTGGGAGAAGCACAG GTGATGATGGCCCTGTCCAATCACCTGAACGCGGTAGAGTCGGAGAAGCAGAAGCTGCGTGCACAGGTGAGGAGGCTTTGCCAGGAAAACCAGTGGCTGCGAGATGAGCTGGCTAACACCCAGCAGAAGCTACAGAAAAGCGAGCAGAGTGTGGCCCAgctggaagaggagaagaaacacCTGGAGTTCATGAACCAGCTCAAAAAGTACGATGAAGATGTCTCACCCACT gaggagaaggacAGAGAAGCGCCAAAGGACTCCCTGGACGACCTCTTCCCTAATGACGAAGAGGAGCATGGCCCAGGAA tgcagcagcaacacaacagtGCAGCAGTGGCTGCTGCTCAGCAGGGAGGATATGAGATCCCAGCCCGTCTGAGAACCCTGCACAACCTGGTAATCCAGTATGCCTCCCAGGGCAGGTACGAAGTGGCTGTCCCCCTCTGCAAACAGGCTTTGGAGGACTTGGAGAAAACCTCTGGACATGACCACCCTGATGTGGCCACCATGCTCAACATCCTGGCTTTGGTCTATAG GGATCAGAACAAATACAAAGAGGCCGCCCATCTGCTCAATGATGCTCTCTCCATCAGGGAGAAAACCCTGGGCAAAGACCATCCTGCT GTTGCTGCAACACTGAACAACTTGGCTGTGCTGTATGGAAAGAGGGGAAAGTACAAGGAGGCCGAGCCTCTGTGTAAGAGGGCTCTGGAGATCAGAGAAAAG GTCCTGGGGAAGGATCATCCAGATGTGGCCAAACAGCTGAACAACCTGGCTCTGCTGTGTCAAAACCAGGGCAAGTATGAAGAGGTGGAGTACTACTACTGTCGTGCCCTGGAGATTTATGAGTGCAGGCTCGGTCCAGATGATCCCAATGTGGCCAAAACCAAGAACAACCTG GCATCCTGCTTTCTCAAACAGGGGAAATACAAGGAGGCTGAGATTCTGTACAAAGAGATTCTGACTCGTGCTCATGAGAAAGAGTTTGGATCTGTAGATG CTGAGAACAAGCCCATCTGGATGCAtgcagaggaaagagaggagatgaGCAAG GGCAAGCACAGAGACAACACTCCATATGGAGAGTATGGAGGCTGGTACAAGGCCTGCAAAGTCAACAG CCCTACAGTGAACACTACCCTGAGAAACTTGGGGGCCCTGTACCGCAGACAGGGCAAGCTAGAGGCTGCTGAGACCCTGGAAGAGTGCGCCTTGAGGTCTCGCAAGCAG GGCATCGACCCCATCCACCAGACACGTGTGGTGGAGATCCTGAAGGATACAGAAGGcgacaggaggaggagcagggacaGTCTGACCAGCGTTAAGTATGAGAGCGGCTCTGAGACCGGCGAGGAAGTGAGTATGGGCGTGGAGTGGAACGGG GACGGCAGCGGAGCCCTCCAGCGCAGCGGCTCCTTGGGGAAGCTCAGGGATGTTTTACGCCGCAGCAGCGAGCTGCTGGTGAAGAAACTGCAGGGCAACGGACCTCCCGAGCCTCGCAGCACCAA CATGAAGCGGGCTGCTTCTTTGAATTACTTGAACAAAACAAGTGATGACCAGTTCCAG ACTCGTGGTGGCAGTAACTTCAGGGAGAGCCGGGGCCTGAGCTCCAGCACCGTGGACCTCTCCACTGGAAAGTGA
- the klc1b gene encoding kinesin light chain 1b isoform X2 — protein sequence MSTMVYPREEKLEKLSQEEIISNTKLVIQGLEALKNEHNSILHSLLETIKCLKKDEEANLVHEKSNLLRKSVEMIELGLGEAQVMMALSNHLNAVESEKQKLRAQVRRLCQENQWLRDELANTQQKLQKSEQSVAQLEEEKKHLEFMNQLKKYDEDVSPTEEKDREAPKDSLDDLFPNDEEEHGPGMQQQHNSAAVAAAQQGGYEIPARLRTLHNLVIQYASQGRYEVAVPLCKQALEDLEKTSGHDHPDVATMLNILALVYRDQNKYKEAAHLLNDALSIREKTLGKDHPAVAATLNNLAVLYGKRGKYKEAEPLCKRALEIREKVLGKDHPDVAKQLNNLALLCQNQGKYEEVEYYYCRALEIYECRLGPDDPNVAKTKNNLASCFLKQGKYKEAEILYKEILTRAHEKEFGSVDAENKPIWMHAEEREEMSKGKHRDNTPYGEYGGWYKACKVNSPTVNTTLRNLGALYRRQGKLEAAETLEECALRSRKQVNTGIDPIHQTRVVEILKDTEGDRRRSRDSLTSVKYESGSETGEEVSMGVEWNGDGSGALQRSGSLGKLRDVLRRSSELLVKKLQGNGPPEPRSTNMKRAASLNYLNKTSDDQFQTRGGSNFRESRGLSSSTVDLSTGK from the exons ATGTCCACCATGGTGTATCCACGGGAAGAGAAGCTCGAGAAGCTTTCTCAGGAGGAGATCATCTCCAACACAAAGCTGGTGATCCAGGGTCTGGAGGCCCTGAAGAACGAGCACAACTCCATCCTCCACAGCCTCCTGGAGACCATCAAGTGCCTAAAGAAGGATGAAGAAGCCAACCTGGTGCACGAGAAGTCCAACCTGCTCCGCAAATCGGTGGAGATGATTGAACTGGGACTGGGAGAAGCACAG GTGATGATGGCCCTGTCCAATCACCTGAACGCGGTAGAGTCGGAGAAGCAGAAGCTGCGTGCACAGGTGAGGAGGCTTTGCCAGGAAAACCAGTGGCTGCGAGATGAGCTGGCTAACACCCAGCAGAAGCTACAGAAAAGCGAGCAGAGTGTGGCCCAgctggaagaggagaagaaacacCTGGAGTTCATGAACCAGCTCAAAAAGTACGATGAAGATGTCTCACCCACT gaggagaaggacAGAGAAGCGCCAAAGGACTCCCTGGACGACCTCTTCCCTAATGACGAAGAGGAGCATGGCCCAGGAA tgcagcagcaacacaacagtGCAGCAGTGGCTGCTGCTCAGCAGGGAGGATATGAGATCCCAGCCCGTCTGAGAACCCTGCACAACCTGGTAATCCAGTATGCCTCCCAGGGCAGGTACGAAGTGGCTGTCCCCCTCTGCAAACAGGCTTTGGAGGACTTGGAGAAAACCTCTGGACATGACCACCCTGATGTGGCCACCATGCTCAACATCCTGGCTTTGGTCTATAG GGATCAGAACAAATACAAAGAGGCCGCCCATCTGCTCAATGATGCTCTCTCCATCAGGGAGAAAACCCTGGGCAAAGACCATCCTGCT GTTGCTGCAACACTGAACAACTTGGCTGTGCTGTATGGAAAGAGGGGAAAGTACAAGGAGGCCGAGCCTCTGTGTAAGAGGGCTCTGGAGATCAGAGAAAAG GTCCTGGGGAAGGATCATCCAGATGTGGCCAAACAGCTGAACAACCTGGCTCTGCTGTGTCAAAACCAGGGCAAGTATGAAGAGGTGGAGTACTACTACTGTCGTGCCCTGGAGATTTATGAGTGCAGGCTCGGTCCAGATGATCCCAATGTGGCCAAAACCAAGAACAACCTG GCATCCTGCTTTCTCAAACAGGGGAAATACAAGGAGGCTGAGATTCTGTACAAAGAGATTCTGACTCGTGCTCATGAGAAAGAGTTTGGATCTGTAGATG CTGAGAACAAGCCCATCTGGATGCAtgcagaggaaagagaggagatgaGCAAG GGCAAGCACAGAGACAACACTCCATATGGAGAGTATGGAGGCTGGTACAAGGCCTGCAAAGTCAACAG CCCTACAGTGAACACTACCCTGAGAAACTTGGGGGCCCTGTACCGCAGACAGGGCAAGCTAGAGGCTGCTGAGACCCTGGAAGAGTGCGCCTTGAGGTCTCGCAAGCAG GTCAACACA GGCATCGACCCCATCCACCAGACACGTGTGGTGGAGATCCTGAAGGATACAGAAGGcgacaggaggaggagcagggacaGTCTGACCAGCGTTAAGTATGAGAGCGGCTCTGAGACCGGCGAGGAAGTGAGTATGGGCGTGGAGTGGAACGGG GACGGCAGCGGAGCCCTCCAGCGCAGCGGCTCCTTGGGGAAGCTCAGGGATGTTTTACGCCGCAGCAGCGAGCTGCTGGTGAAGAAACTGCAGGGCAACGGACCTCCCGAGCCTCGCAGCACCAA CATGAAGCGGGCTGCTTCTTTGAATTACTTGAACAAAACAAGTGATGACCAGTTCCAG ACTCGTGGTGGCAGTAACTTCAGGGAGAGCCGGGGCCTGAGCTCCAGCACCGTGGACCTCTCCACTGGAAAGTGA
- the klc1b gene encoding kinesin light chain 1b isoform X3 codes for MSTMVYPREEKLEKLSQEEIISNTKLVIQGLEALKNEHNSILHSLLETIKCLKKDEEANLVHEKSNLLRKSVEMIELGLGEAQVMMALSNHLNAVESEKQKLRAQVRRLCQENQWLRDELANTQQKLQKSEQSVAQLEEEKKHLEFMNQLKKYDEDVSPTQEEKDREAPKDSLDDLFPNDEEEHGPGMQQQHNSAAVAAAQQGGYEIPARLRTLHNLVIQYASQGRYEVAVPLCKQALEDLEKTSGHDHPDVATMLNILALVYRDQNKYKEAAHLLNDALSIREKTLGKDHPAVAATLNNLAVLYGKRGKYKEAEPLCKRALEIREKVLGKDHPDVAKQLNNLALLCQNQGKYEEVEYYYCRALEIYECRLGPDDPNVAKTKNNLASCFLKQGKYKEAEILYKEILTRAHEKEFGSVDAENKPIWMHAEEREEMSKGKHRDNTPYGEYGGWYKACKVNSPTVNTTLRNLGALYRRQGKLEAAETLEECALRSRKQGIDPIHQTRVVEILKDTEGDRRRSRDSLTSVKYESGSETGEEVSMGVEWNGDGSGALQRSGSLGKLRDVLRRSSELLVKKLQGNGPPEPRSTNMKRAASLNYLNKTSDDQFQTRGGSNFRESRGLSSSTVDLSTGK; via the exons ATGTCCACCATGGTGTATCCACGGGAAGAGAAGCTCGAGAAGCTTTCTCAGGAGGAGATCATCTCCAACACAAAGCTGGTGATCCAGGGTCTGGAGGCCCTGAAGAACGAGCACAACTCCATCCTCCACAGCCTCCTGGAGACCATCAAGTGCCTAAAGAAGGATGAAGAAGCCAACCTGGTGCACGAGAAGTCCAACCTGCTCCGCAAATCGGTGGAGATGATTGAACTGGGACTGGGAGAAGCACAG GTGATGATGGCCCTGTCCAATCACCTGAACGCGGTAGAGTCGGAGAAGCAGAAGCTGCGTGCACAGGTGAGGAGGCTTTGCCAGGAAAACCAGTGGCTGCGAGATGAGCTGGCTAACACCCAGCAGAAGCTACAGAAAAGCGAGCAGAGTGTGGCCCAgctggaagaggagaagaaacacCTGGAGTTCATGAACCAGCTCAAAAAGTACGATGAAGATGTCTCACCCACT caggaggagaaggacAGAGAAGCGCCAAAGGACTCCCTGGACGACCTCTTCCCTAATGACGAAGAGGAGCATGGCCCAGGAA tgcagcagcaacacaacagtGCAGCAGTGGCTGCTGCTCAGCAGGGAGGATATGAGATCCCAGCCCGTCTGAGAACCCTGCACAACCTGGTAATCCAGTATGCCTCCCAGGGCAGGTACGAAGTGGCTGTCCCCCTCTGCAAACAGGCTTTGGAGGACTTGGAGAAAACCTCTGGACATGACCACCCTGATGTGGCCACCATGCTCAACATCCTGGCTTTGGTCTATAG GGATCAGAACAAATACAAAGAGGCCGCCCATCTGCTCAATGATGCTCTCTCCATCAGGGAGAAAACCCTGGGCAAAGACCATCCTGCT GTTGCTGCAACACTGAACAACTTGGCTGTGCTGTATGGAAAGAGGGGAAAGTACAAGGAGGCCGAGCCTCTGTGTAAGAGGGCTCTGGAGATCAGAGAAAAG GTCCTGGGGAAGGATCATCCAGATGTGGCCAAACAGCTGAACAACCTGGCTCTGCTGTGTCAAAACCAGGGCAAGTATGAAGAGGTGGAGTACTACTACTGTCGTGCCCTGGAGATTTATGAGTGCAGGCTCGGTCCAGATGATCCCAATGTGGCCAAAACCAAGAACAACCTG GCATCCTGCTTTCTCAAACAGGGGAAATACAAGGAGGCTGAGATTCTGTACAAAGAGATTCTGACTCGTGCTCATGAGAAAGAGTTTGGATCTGTAGATG CTGAGAACAAGCCCATCTGGATGCAtgcagaggaaagagaggagatgaGCAAG GGCAAGCACAGAGACAACACTCCATATGGAGAGTATGGAGGCTGGTACAAGGCCTGCAAAGTCAACAG CCCTACAGTGAACACTACCCTGAGAAACTTGGGGGCCCTGTACCGCAGACAGGGCAAGCTAGAGGCTGCTGAGACCCTGGAAGAGTGCGCCTTGAGGTCTCGCAAGCAG GGCATCGACCCCATCCACCAGACACGTGTGGTGGAGATCCTGAAGGATACAGAAGGcgacaggaggaggagcagggacaGTCTGACCAGCGTTAAGTATGAGAGCGGCTCTGAGACCGGCGAGGAAGTGAGTATGGGCGTGGAGTGGAACGGG GACGGCAGCGGAGCCCTCCAGCGCAGCGGCTCCTTGGGGAAGCTCAGGGATGTTTTACGCCGCAGCAGCGAGCTGCTGGTGAAGAAACTGCAGGGCAACGGACCTCCCGAGCCTCGCAGCACCAA CATGAAGCGGGCTGCTTCTTTGAATTACTTGAACAAAACAAGTGATGACCAGTTCCAG ACTCGTGGTGGCAGTAACTTCAGGGAGAGCCGGGGCCTGAGCTCCAGCACCGTGGACCTCTCCACTGGAAAGTGA
- the klc1b gene encoding kinesin light chain 1b isoform X1, with the protein MSTMVYPREEKLEKLSQEEIISNTKLVIQGLEALKNEHNSILHSLLETIKCLKKDEEANLVHEKSNLLRKSVEMIELGLGEAQVMMALSNHLNAVESEKQKLRAQVRRLCQENQWLRDELANTQQKLQKSEQSVAQLEEEKKHLEFMNQLKKYDEDVSPTQEEKDREAPKDSLDDLFPNDEEEHGPGMQQQHNSAAVAAAQQGGYEIPARLRTLHNLVIQYASQGRYEVAVPLCKQALEDLEKTSGHDHPDVATMLNILALVYRDQNKYKEAAHLLNDALSIREKTLGKDHPAVAATLNNLAVLYGKRGKYKEAEPLCKRALEIREKVLGKDHPDVAKQLNNLALLCQNQGKYEEVEYYYCRALEIYECRLGPDDPNVAKTKNNLASCFLKQGKYKEAEILYKEILTRAHEKEFGSVDAENKPIWMHAEEREEMSKGKHRDNTPYGEYGGWYKACKVNSPTVNTTLRNLGALYRRQGKLEAAETLEECALRSRKQVNTGIDPIHQTRVVEILKDTEGDRRRSRDSLTSVKYESGSETGEEVSMGVEWNGDGSGALQRSGSLGKLRDVLRRSSELLVKKLQGNGPPEPRSTNMKRAASLNYLNKTSDDQFQTRGGSNFRESRGLSSSTVDLSTGK; encoded by the exons ATGTCCACCATGGTGTATCCACGGGAAGAGAAGCTCGAGAAGCTTTCTCAGGAGGAGATCATCTCCAACACAAAGCTGGTGATCCAGGGTCTGGAGGCCCTGAAGAACGAGCACAACTCCATCCTCCACAGCCTCCTGGAGACCATCAAGTGCCTAAAGAAGGATGAAGAAGCCAACCTGGTGCACGAGAAGTCCAACCTGCTCCGCAAATCGGTGGAGATGATTGAACTGGGACTGGGAGAAGCACAG GTGATGATGGCCCTGTCCAATCACCTGAACGCGGTAGAGTCGGAGAAGCAGAAGCTGCGTGCACAGGTGAGGAGGCTTTGCCAGGAAAACCAGTGGCTGCGAGATGAGCTGGCTAACACCCAGCAGAAGCTACAGAAAAGCGAGCAGAGTGTGGCCCAgctggaagaggagaagaaacacCTGGAGTTCATGAACCAGCTCAAAAAGTACGATGAAGATGTCTCACCCACT caggaggagaaggacAGAGAAGCGCCAAAGGACTCCCTGGACGACCTCTTCCCTAATGACGAAGAGGAGCATGGCCCAGGAA tgcagcagcaacacaacagtGCAGCAGTGGCTGCTGCTCAGCAGGGAGGATATGAGATCCCAGCCCGTCTGAGAACCCTGCACAACCTGGTAATCCAGTATGCCTCCCAGGGCAGGTACGAAGTGGCTGTCCCCCTCTGCAAACAGGCTTTGGAGGACTTGGAGAAAACCTCTGGACATGACCACCCTGATGTGGCCACCATGCTCAACATCCTGGCTTTGGTCTATAG GGATCAGAACAAATACAAAGAGGCCGCCCATCTGCTCAATGATGCTCTCTCCATCAGGGAGAAAACCCTGGGCAAAGACCATCCTGCT GTTGCTGCAACACTGAACAACTTGGCTGTGCTGTATGGAAAGAGGGGAAAGTACAAGGAGGCCGAGCCTCTGTGTAAGAGGGCTCTGGAGATCAGAGAAAAG GTCCTGGGGAAGGATCATCCAGATGTGGCCAAACAGCTGAACAACCTGGCTCTGCTGTGTCAAAACCAGGGCAAGTATGAAGAGGTGGAGTACTACTACTGTCGTGCCCTGGAGATTTATGAGTGCAGGCTCGGTCCAGATGATCCCAATGTGGCCAAAACCAAGAACAACCTG GCATCCTGCTTTCTCAAACAGGGGAAATACAAGGAGGCTGAGATTCTGTACAAAGAGATTCTGACTCGTGCTCATGAGAAAGAGTTTGGATCTGTAGATG CTGAGAACAAGCCCATCTGGATGCAtgcagaggaaagagaggagatgaGCAAG GGCAAGCACAGAGACAACACTCCATATGGAGAGTATGGAGGCTGGTACAAGGCCTGCAAAGTCAACAG CCCTACAGTGAACACTACCCTGAGAAACTTGGGGGCCCTGTACCGCAGACAGGGCAAGCTAGAGGCTGCTGAGACCCTGGAAGAGTGCGCCTTGAGGTCTCGCAAGCAG GTCAACACA GGCATCGACCCCATCCACCAGACACGTGTGGTGGAGATCCTGAAGGATACAGAAGGcgacaggaggaggagcagggacaGTCTGACCAGCGTTAAGTATGAGAGCGGCTCTGAGACCGGCGAGGAAGTGAGTATGGGCGTGGAGTGGAACGGG GACGGCAGCGGAGCCCTCCAGCGCAGCGGCTCCTTGGGGAAGCTCAGGGATGTTTTACGCCGCAGCAGCGAGCTGCTGGTGAAGAAACTGCAGGGCAACGGACCTCCCGAGCCTCGCAGCACCAA CATGAAGCGGGCTGCTTCTTTGAATTACTTGAACAAAACAAGTGATGACCAGTTCCAG ACTCGTGGTGGCAGTAACTTCAGGGAGAGCCGGGGCCTGAGCTCCAGCACCGTGGACCTCTCCACTGGAAAGTGA
- the klc1b gene encoding kinesin light chain 1b isoform X6: MSTMVYPREEKLEKLSQEEIISNTKLVIQGLEALKNEHNSILHSLLETIKCLKKDEEANLVHEKSNLLRKSVEMIELGLGEAQVMMALSNHLNAVESEKQKLRAQVRRLCQENQWLRDELANTQQKLQKSEQSVAQLEEEKKHLEFMNQLKKYDEDVSPTQEEKDREAPKDSLDDLFPNDEEEHGPGMQQQHNSAAVAAAQQGGYEIPARLRTLHNLVIQYASQGRYEVAVPLCKQALEDLEKTSGHDHPDVATMLNILALVYRDQNKYKEAAHLLNDALSIREKTLGKDHPAVAATLNNLAVLYGKRGKYKEAEPLCKRALEIREKVLGKDHPDVAKQLNNLALLCQNQGKYEEVEYYYCRALEIYECRLGPDDPNVAKTKNNLASCFLKQGKYKEAEILYKEILTRAHEKEFGSVDAENKPIWMHAEEREEMSKGKHRDNTPYGEYGGWYKACKVNSPTVNTTLRNLGALYRRQGKLEAAETLEECALRSRKQVNTGIDPIHQTRVVEILKDTEGDRRRSRDSLTSVKYESGSETGEEA; the protein is encoded by the exons ATGTCCACCATGGTGTATCCACGGGAAGAGAAGCTCGAGAAGCTTTCTCAGGAGGAGATCATCTCCAACACAAAGCTGGTGATCCAGGGTCTGGAGGCCCTGAAGAACGAGCACAACTCCATCCTCCACAGCCTCCTGGAGACCATCAAGTGCCTAAAGAAGGATGAAGAAGCCAACCTGGTGCACGAGAAGTCCAACCTGCTCCGCAAATCGGTGGAGATGATTGAACTGGGACTGGGAGAAGCACAG GTGATGATGGCCCTGTCCAATCACCTGAACGCGGTAGAGTCGGAGAAGCAGAAGCTGCGTGCACAGGTGAGGAGGCTTTGCCAGGAAAACCAGTGGCTGCGAGATGAGCTGGCTAACACCCAGCAGAAGCTACAGAAAAGCGAGCAGAGTGTGGCCCAgctggaagaggagaagaaacacCTGGAGTTCATGAACCAGCTCAAAAAGTACGATGAAGATGTCTCACCCACT caggaggagaaggacAGAGAAGCGCCAAAGGACTCCCTGGACGACCTCTTCCCTAATGACGAAGAGGAGCATGGCCCAGGAA tgcagcagcaacacaacagtGCAGCAGTGGCTGCTGCTCAGCAGGGAGGATATGAGATCCCAGCCCGTCTGAGAACCCTGCACAACCTGGTAATCCAGTATGCCTCCCAGGGCAGGTACGAAGTGGCTGTCCCCCTCTGCAAACAGGCTTTGGAGGACTTGGAGAAAACCTCTGGACATGACCACCCTGATGTGGCCACCATGCTCAACATCCTGGCTTTGGTCTATAG GGATCAGAACAAATACAAAGAGGCCGCCCATCTGCTCAATGATGCTCTCTCCATCAGGGAGAAAACCCTGGGCAAAGACCATCCTGCT GTTGCTGCAACACTGAACAACTTGGCTGTGCTGTATGGAAAGAGGGGAAAGTACAAGGAGGCCGAGCCTCTGTGTAAGAGGGCTCTGGAGATCAGAGAAAAG GTCCTGGGGAAGGATCATCCAGATGTGGCCAAACAGCTGAACAACCTGGCTCTGCTGTGTCAAAACCAGGGCAAGTATGAAGAGGTGGAGTACTACTACTGTCGTGCCCTGGAGATTTATGAGTGCAGGCTCGGTCCAGATGATCCCAATGTGGCCAAAACCAAGAACAACCTG GCATCCTGCTTTCTCAAACAGGGGAAATACAAGGAGGCTGAGATTCTGTACAAAGAGATTCTGACTCGTGCTCATGAGAAAGAGTTTGGATCTGTAGATG CTGAGAACAAGCCCATCTGGATGCAtgcagaggaaagagaggagatgaGCAAG GGCAAGCACAGAGACAACACTCCATATGGAGAGTATGGAGGCTGGTACAAGGCCTGCAAAGTCAACAG CCCTACAGTGAACACTACCCTGAGAAACTTGGGGGCCCTGTACCGCAGACAGGGCAAGCTAGAGGCTGCTGAGACCCTGGAAGAGTGCGCCTTGAGGTCTCGCAAGCAG GTCAACACA GGCATCGACCCCATCCACCAGACACGTGTGGTGGAGATCCTGAAGGATACAGAAGGcgacaggaggaggagcagggacaGTCTGACCAGCGTTAAGTATGAGAGCGGCTCTGAGACCGGCGAGGAA GCCTAA
- the klc1b gene encoding kinesin light chain 1b isoform X5, giving the protein MSTMVYPREEKLEKLSQEEIISNTKLVIQGLEALKNEHNSILHSLLETIKCLKKDEEANLVHEKSNLLRKSVEMIELGLGEAQVMMALSNHLNAVESEKQKLRAQVRRLCQENQWLRDELANTQQKLQKSEQSVAQLEEEKKHLEFMNQLKKYDEDVSPTQEEKDREAPKDSLDDLFPNDEEEHGPGMQQQHNSAAVAAAQQGGYEIPARLRTLHNLVIQYASQGRYEVAVPLCKQALEDLEKTSGHDHPDVATMLNILALVYRDQNKYKEAAHLLNDALSIREKTLGKDHPAVAATLNNLAVLYGKRGKYKEAEPLCKRALEIREKVLGKDHPDVAKQLNNLALLCQNQGKYEEVEYYYCRALEIYECRLGPDDPNVAKTKNNLASCFLKQGKYKEAEILYKEILTRAHEKEFGSVDAENKPIWMHAEEREEMSKGKHRDNTPYGEYGGWYKACKVNSPTVNTTLRNLGALYRRQGKLEAAETLEECALRSRKQVNTGIDPIHQTRVVEILKDTEGDRRRSRDSLTSVKYESGSETGEEVSMGVEWNGA; this is encoded by the exons ATGTCCACCATGGTGTATCCACGGGAAGAGAAGCTCGAGAAGCTTTCTCAGGAGGAGATCATCTCCAACACAAAGCTGGTGATCCAGGGTCTGGAGGCCCTGAAGAACGAGCACAACTCCATCCTCCACAGCCTCCTGGAGACCATCAAGTGCCTAAAGAAGGATGAAGAAGCCAACCTGGTGCACGAGAAGTCCAACCTGCTCCGCAAATCGGTGGAGATGATTGAACTGGGACTGGGAGAAGCACAG GTGATGATGGCCCTGTCCAATCACCTGAACGCGGTAGAGTCGGAGAAGCAGAAGCTGCGTGCACAGGTGAGGAGGCTTTGCCAGGAAAACCAGTGGCTGCGAGATGAGCTGGCTAACACCCAGCAGAAGCTACAGAAAAGCGAGCAGAGTGTGGCCCAgctggaagaggagaagaaacacCTGGAGTTCATGAACCAGCTCAAAAAGTACGATGAAGATGTCTCACCCACT caggaggagaaggacAGAGAAGCGCCAAAGGACTCCCTGGACGACCTCTTCCCTAATGACGAAGAGGAGCATGGCCCAGGAA tgcagcagcaacacaacagtGCAGCAGTGGCTGCTGCTCAGCAGGGAGGATATGAGATCCCAGCCCGTCTGAGAACCCTGCACAACCTGGTAATCCAGTATGCCTCCCAGGGCAGGTACGAAGTGGCTGTCCCCCTCTGCAAACAGGCTTTGGAGGACTTGGAGAAAACCTCTGGACATGACCACCCTGATGTGGCCACCATGCTCAACATCCTGGCTTTGGTCTATAG GGATCAGAACAAATACAAAGAGGCCGCCCATCTGCTCAATGATGCTCTCTCCATCAGGGAGAAAACCCTGGGCAAAGACCATCCTGCT GTTGCTGCAACACTGAACAACTTGGCTGTGCTGTATGGAAAGAGGGGAAAGTACAAGGAGGCCGAGCCTCTGTGTAAGAGGGCTCTGGAGATCAGAGAAAAG GTCCTGGGGAAGGATCATCCAGATGTGGCCAAACAGCTGAACAACCTGGCTCTGCTGTGTCAAAACCAGGGCAAGTATGAAGAGGTGGAGTACTACTACTGTCGTGCCCTGGAGATTTATGAGTGCAGGCTCGGTCCAGATGATCCCAATGTGGCCAAAACCAAGAACAACCTG GCATCCTGCTTTCTCAAACAGGGGAAATACAAGGAGGCTGAGATTCTGTACAAAGAGATTCTGACTCGTGCTCATGAGAAAGAGTTTGGATCTGTAGATG CTGAGAACAAGCCCATCTGGATGCAtgcagaggaaagagaggagatgaGCAAG GGCAAGCACAGAGACAACACTCCATATGGAGAGTATGGAGGCTGGTACAAGGCCTGCAAAGTCAACAG CCCTACAGTGAACACTACCCTGAGAAACTTGGGGGCCCTGTACCGCAGACAGGGCAAGCTAGAGGCTGCTGAGACCCTGGAAGAGTGCGCCTTGAGGTCTCGCAAGCAG GTCAACACA GGCATCGACCCCATCCACCAGACACGTGTGGTGGAGATCCTGAAGGATACAGAAGGcgacaggaggaggagcagggacaGTCTGACCAGCGTTAAGTATGAGAGCGGCTCTGAGACCGGCGAGGAAGTGAGTATGGGCGTGGAGTGGAACGGG GCCTAA